Proteins encoded in a region of the Zea mays cultivar B73 chromosome 2, Zm-B73-REFERENCE-NAM-5.0, whole genome shotgun sequence genome:
- the LOC118471904 gene encoding translation initiation factor IF-2, with protein MASPPSIHGSHAPSAPFHPWPRLPPRRDSSHPLLPRGLRLPILSLCVVFFPSFPSALDLAPCPPTPASVTAHPGQRWTQPLPRVCSRPRPSSGTSPPARVPGATGWTPPSPRRSSGRSAGGRARRGAFPSTRSSTTSMVPSSPPLGEPKPSRGGRGRPDLGILLLPNGMNGRKQNLSGVDLA; from the coding sequence ATGGCGTCGCCCCCTTCCATCCATGGCAGTCACGCTCCCTCTGCGCCCTTCCATCCATGGCCGCGGCTCCCTCCGCGCCGCGATTCTTCCCATCCTCTCCTTCCGCGCGGTTTGCGGCTGCCAATCCTCTCCCTCTGCGTCGTGTTCTTCCCATCCTTTCCCTCCGCGCTGGATCTCGCCCCATGTCCACCAACGCCGGCGTCCGTGACGGCGCACCCGGGGCAGCGGTGGACGCAGCCTTTGCCACGCGTGTGCTCCAGGCCGAGGCCCTCCTCGGGTACCTCGCCACCAGCCCGTGTGCCGGGGGCGACAGGGTGGACCCCGCCGTCGCCGCGGCGCAGCTCGGGGCGCTCGGCCGGTGGAAGGGCTCGGCGAGGGGCCTTCCCGAGTACACGGTCGTCCACAACATCGATGGTGCCGTCGTCGCCGCCCCTGGGAGAGCCAAAGCCAAGCAGAGGAGGTCGCGGTCGACCGGATTTGGGAATCCTGCTCCTGCCAAACGGGATGAACGGAAGGAAGCAGAATCTTTCTGGGGTTGATTTGGCTTGA
- the LOC100272872 gene encoding Galacturonokinase yields the protein MVAPGGGAGGGPSRWPAAEELDTVRKKVVEISGRDEQEVMVAACPYRICPLGAHIDHQGGVVTAMTINYGVLLGFVPSNGSEVLLHSGQFEGAIRFRVDDLQKPIDKPENINWGSYAKGAVSALQNSGYDLRKGIIGYISGVKGLDSSGLSSSAAVGIAYLLALEHVNDLVISPVDNIQLDKYIENKYLGLENGILDPSAILLSRYGYLTFMDCKTASPSYVCFSELNKSQQPQGQLPFKILLAFSGLQHNLPKKRGYNTRVSECKEAARALLHASGCEDTPNILCNVDPVVYETQKCVLEENLSRRAEHYFFEMKRVTKGRDAWAHGNLQELGQLISESGRSSILNYECGSKEMIQLYEILLKAPGALGARFSGAGFRGCCLAIVESDRAEDAAAYVRAEYEKAQPELVSRIPADRRVLVCEPGDSARVILPDPHLSS from the exons ATGGTGGCGCCGGGGGGAGGAGCAGGAGGAGGTCCGTCGCGGTGGCCGGCGGCGGAGGAG CTTGACACTGTACGGAAGAAGGTGGTGGAGATTAGTGGAAGGGATGAACAAGAGGTTATGGTTGCTGCTTGCCCCTACAGAATTTGCCCTTTGGGGGCTCATATTGATCATCAG GGTGGAGTAGTCACAGCTATGACCATAAATTATGGAGTACTCCTTGGTTTCGTTCCCTCTAATGGTTCTGAG GTTTTACTTCATTCTGGTCAGTTTGAAGGTGCTATAAGATTCAG AGTTGATGACTTGCAAAAGCCTATTGATAAACCTGAGAACATAAACTGGGGAAGTTATGCAAAAGGTGCTGTTAGTGCACTGCAGAATAGTGGATATGATCTAAGGAAG GGTATCATAGGATATATTTCTGGTGTGAAAGGTCTTGATAGTTCAGGGCTCAGTTCTTCTGCGGCG GTTGGCATCGCCTACTTGCTGGCTTTAGAACATGTAAATGATCTGGTTATATCACCAGTAGATAACATTCAGTTAGACAA GTACATTGAAAATAAATACTTGGGTCTCGAAAATGGCATTCTAGATCCATCTGCCATTTTGCTTTCACGGTATGGCTATCTCACCTTCATGGACTGCAAG ACTGCTTCACCTTCCTACGTCTGCTTCTCGGAGCTGAATAAAAGCCAACAGCCTCAGGGACAGCTACCATTCAAGATTTTGTTGGCATTTTCAGGACTCCAACATAATCTGCCAAAGAAGCGTGGATATAATACACGAGTTTCTGAGTGCAAAGAGGCTGCCCGTGCTCTTTTGCA TGCTTCAGGCTGTGAAGATACACCAAATATACTTTGCAATG TTGACCCAGTTGTATATGAGACCCAGAAG TGTGTATTGGAAGAAAATCTTTCCAGGAGAGCTGAACACTACTTTTTTGAAATGAAGCGGGTTACAAAGG GCAGGGATGCATGGGCTCATGGGAACCTACAAGAACTTGGACAGCTGATCTCTGAATCTGGTCGCAGCTCCATACTCAACTACGAATGTG GGAGCAAAGAGATGATCCAGCTGTACGAGATCCTGCTGAAGGCCCCCGGCGCCCTCGGCGCCCGGTTCAGCGGCGCCGGCTTCAGGGGCTGCTGCCTGGCCATCGTGGAGAGCGACCGCGCGGAGGATGCGGCTGCATACGTCCGTGCCGAGTACGAAAAGGCCCAGCCCGAGCTGGTCTCCAGGATCCCCGCGGATCGCCGTGTTCTGGTCTGCGAGCCCGGGGACTCCGCGCGCGTCATATTGCCTGATCCTCACCTGAGCTCCTGA